GAAAATTGCGGCGGACGTGCTCCCGCGCCGCCGCCCCCATCCGATGGATCACCCCCGGATTGTTCAACAGGTATCGGATCCGGAAGGCCGCGCCTTCGGCGGATCGCACGACATATCCGGTCACCTCGTCCATGATCTGGACGGAGATTCCCCCCGCCGCGCTACCGATCACCGGCTTGCCCTTCCACATCGCCTCCGACACCGTCACGCCGAATCCCTCCTTGATCGGCTTCTGGATGACCACCGTCGCAACCCGCTGAAGGGCGTTGATCTCCAGATCGGCCTCCGGGGGCAGTTGGATGAGATGCACGTCGGGATCGCCCTCGGCCGCCTCCCGCAGCTCGCTCAGCACGGTCTCGCCCTCGGGATCGTGCATCACGCCGGCGCCTGCCAGGACCAACCGGCAATCGTGGTGCTTTTTCACCAGCCGATAGGCCTGCAAAACTCCGAGCGGGTCCATGAACCGGTCGAACCGCGCCACTTGGAGGAGGATCGGCTTGGTCCGTGGAATGCCCAAGCGATCGACGATCGGACCGATCTCGCCCCTGGTCATCTCCCGGTTCTTCGGGCTCAACGGATCAATGGACGGTTGGATGAGAAATTTCGGAATCGGCAGGCGCTGCGCGAAACCCGAGAGGGAAAAGACCGCCGCATCGTACTTCAGCACGTACCGCCGGAGGAACGTCCAGGCGCGGCGCTGCGGTTGGGCCAAATCCAAATGGCAGCGCCAGAGCCAGCAGCCTCCTGCCCGATGCTCCACGATCCCCGCCGGTTGCGGATCGTGAATCATCACCATGTCCGCATCCAACTTGAGCGCCTTGGCGTTGCGTTCATTGATCTCCACATAGGTGTGATACATGTCGGCGGTGATCGGTTCGTCCCGACCCTGGAGCGCGTTGGTCAGCCGCTTGGCGACCGCGGTAAACTCCTGCGTGCCGGCAATCACCTCCCATCGCGCCTCGACGCCCAGCGCGTTCATCATCGGCACGAGCCGCCGCAAGACCTCGGCCATCCCGCCCCCATACCGCACCGCCGTCACGTGGAGAAAGCTCCGGCCCTTCACCAGCTCGCTCATCCGGTACAGGAAATCGACCGTCCCCTTCGGAGCCACTTCCCGATAGTCGTCTAAAACAGGATTCATC
The DNA window shown above is from Nitrospira tepida and carries:
- a CDS encoding glycosyltransferase gives rise to the protein MNPVLDDYREVAPKGTVDFLYRMSELVKGRSFLHVTAVRYGGGMAEVLRRLVPMMNALGVEARWEVIAGTQEFTAVAKRLTNALQGRDEPITADMYHTYVEINERNAKALKLDADMVMIHDPQPAGIVEHRAGGCWLWRCHLDLAQPQRRAWTFLRRYVLKYDAAVFSLSGFAQRLPIPKFLIQPSIDPLSPKNREMTRGEIGPIVDRLGIPRTKPILLQVARFDRFMDPLGVLQAYRLVKKHHDCRLVLAGAGVMHDPEGETVLSELREAAEGDPDVHLIQLPPEADLEINALQRVATVVIQKPIKEGFGVTVSEAMWKGKPVIGSAAGGISVQIMDEVTGYVVRSAEGAAFRIRYLLNNPGVIHRMGAAAREHVRRNFLITRHLSDYLTLLNVLVCR